In Macaca fascicularis isolate 582-1 chromosome 15, T2T-MFA8v1.1, one genomic interval encodes:
- the STKLD1 gene encoding serine/threonine kinase-like domain-containing protein STKLD1 isoform X5 → MLGPESDGRRPTQGERGPGYPGEPMDKYQVLYQLNPGALGVNLVVEEMETKVKRVIKQVECMDDHQASQALEELMPLLKLRHAHISVYRELFITWNGEISSLYLCLVMEFNKLSFQEVIEDKRKAKEIIDSKWMQNVLGQVLDALEYLHHLDIIHRNLKPSNIILVSSDHCKLQDLSSNVLMTNKAKWNIRAEEDPFHKSWMAPEALNFSFSQKSDIWSLGCIILDMTSCSFMDSTEAMYLRKSLRQSPGSLETVLKTMEEKQIPDAETFGNLLPGMLQIDPSDRITIKDVVHITFLSGSFKSSCISLTLYRETVPASITDMLLEGNVASILEVMQNFSGWPEVQFRAMKRLLKMPADQLGLPWRPELVEVVVTTMQLHDRVLDIQLCACSLLLHLLGQAMVHHPEAKALCNQAITSAVLSALWSYPEEESLLVLVYSLLAITTTQESQSESESVSEELQNAGLLEHILEHLNSSLESRDVCVSGLGLLWALLLDGIIVNKAPLEKVPDLISQVLATYPADGEMAEASCGVFWLLSLLGCIKEQQFEQVVALLLQSIRLCQNRVLLVNNAYRGLASLVEVSELAAFKVVVQEEGGSGLSLIKETYQLHKDDPEVVENVGMLLVHLASYEEILPELVSSSMKALVQEIKERFTSSLELVSYAEKVLLRLEAATSPSPPGREAAQP, encoded by the exons GTGGAATGCATGGATGACCATCAAGCCAGTCAAGCCCTGGAGGAG CTGATGCCACTGCTGAAGCTGCGGCACGCCCACATCTCCGTGTACCGGGAGCTGTTCATCACGTGGAATGGGGAG ATCTCTTCTCTGTACCTCTGCCTGGTGATGGAGTTCAACAAGCTCAGCTTCCAGGAGGTCATTGAGGATAAGAGGAAGGCAAAGGAAATCATTGACTCTAAG TGGATGCAGAATGTGCTGGGCCAGGTGCTGGACGCGCTGGAATACCTGCACCATTTGGACATCATCCACAG GAATCTCAAACCCTCCAACATCATCCTCGTCAGCAGTGACCACTGCAAACTGCAGGACCTGAGCTCCAACGTGCTAATGACGAACAAAGCCAAATGGAATATCCGTGCGGAGGAAG ACCCCTTTCATAAGTCCTGGATGGCCCCTGAAGCCCTCAACTTCTCCTTCAGCCAGAAATCAGACATCTGGTCCCTGGGCTGCATCATTCTGGACATGACCAGCTGCTCCTTCATGGAT AGCACAGAAGCCATGTATCTGCGGAAGTCCCTCCGCCAGAGCCCGGGCAGCCTGGAGACCGTCCTGAAGACAATGGAGGAGAAGCAGATCCCGGATGCAGAAACCTTCGGGAATCTTCTGCCCGGGATGCTCCAGATCGACCCCTCGGATCGAATAACGATAAA GGACGTGGTGCACATCACCTTCTTGAGCGGCTCCTTCAAGTCATCATGCATCTCTCTGACCCTGTACCGGGAGACGGTGCCTGCGTCCATCACCGACATGCTGTTAGAAGGCAACGTGGCCAGCATTTTAG AGGTCATGCAGAACTTCTCTGGCTGGCCCGAAGTCCAGTTCAGGGCCATGAAGAGGCTTCTGAAAATGCCTGCAGATCAGCTAG GTCTGCCGTGGCGCCCGGagctggtggaggtggtggtcACGACCATGCAGCTGCATGACAGGGTCCTTGACATCCAGCTGTGTGCCTGCTCCCTGCTGCTGCACCTCCTGGGCCAAG CGATGGTGCACCACCCAGAAGCCAAGGCTCTCTGTAACCAAGCCATCACCTCTGCCGTGCTGAGTGCTCTTTGGAGCTACCCCGAGGAGGAGTCACTCCTTGTCTTGGTCTACAGCCTGCTCGCCATCACCACAACCCAGG AGTCACAGTCAGAGTCAGAGTCAGTGTCAGAGGAGCTGCAGAACGCCGGGCTGCTGGAGCACATCCTGGAGCACCTCAACAGCTCCCTCGAAAGCAGGGACGTCTGCGTCAGTGGCCTGGGCCTGCTCTGGGCCCTCCTGCTGGATG GTATCATTGTGAACAAGGCCCCTTTGGAGAAGGTCCCGGACCTCATCAGCCAGGTGTTGGCCACCTACCCTGCGGATGGGGAAATGGCGGAAGCCAGCTGCGGAGTCTTCTGGCTGCTGTCCCTACTGG GCTGCATCAAGGAGCAGCAGTTTGAACAAGTGGTGGCGCTGCTCCTGCAAAGCATCCGGCTGTGCCAGAACAGAGTCCTGCTGGTGAACAATGCCTACCGGGGACTGGCCAGCCTGGTGGAAGTGTCAG AGCTGGCGGCCTTCAAGGTGGTGGTGCAGGAGGAGGGCGGCAGTGGCCTCAGCCTCATCAAGGAGACCTACCAGCTCCACAAGGATGACCCAGAGGTGGTGGAGAACGTGGGCATGCTGCTGGTCCACTTGGCTTCCTACG AAGAGATCCTGCCGGAGCTGGTGTCCAGCAGTATGAAGGCCCTGGTCCAGGAGATCAAGGAGCGCTTCACCTCCAGCCTG GAGCTGGTTTCTTATGCAGAAAAAGTGCTCCTGAGGCTGGAGGCGGCCACTTCTCCCAGCCCCCCGGGCAGAGAAGCAGCTCAGCCCTGA
- the STKLD1 gene encoding serine/threonine kinase-like domain-containing protein STKLD1 isoform X7, producing the protein MLGPESDGRRPTQGERGPGYPGEPMDKYQVLYQLNPGALGVNLVVEEMETKVKRVIKQVECMDDHQASQALEEISSLYLCLVMEFNKLSFQEVIEDKRKAKEIIDSKSTEAMYLRKSLRQSPGSLETVLKTMEEKQIPDAETFGNLLPGMLQIDPSDRITIKDVVHITFLSGSFKSSCISLTLYRETVPASITDMLLEGNVASILDPRRGCTHSSQASVVPRDRALRPWSSERSLPCLPVPAEVMQNFSGWPEVQFRAMKRLLKMPADQLGLPWRPELVEVVVTTMQLHDRVLDIQLCACSLLLHLLGQAMVHHPEAKALCNQAITSAVLSALWSYPEEESLLVLVYSLLAITTTQESQSESESVSEELQNAGLLEHILEHLNSSLESRDVCVSGLGLLWALLLDGIIVNKAPLEKVPDLISQVLATYPADGEMAEASCGVFWLLSLLGCIKEQQFEQVVALLLQSIRLCQNRVLLVNNAYRGLASLVEVSELAAFKVVVQEEGGSGLSLIKETYQLHKDDPEVVENVGMLLVHLASYEEILPELVSSSMKALVQEIKERFTSSLVSDRSAFSKPGLPPGGSPQPGCTASGGLEQMIAWN; encoded by the exons GTGGAATGCATGGATGACCATCAAGCCAGTCAAGCCCTGGAGGAG ATCTCTTCTCTGTACCTCTGCCTGGTGATGGAGTTCAACAAGCTCAGCTTCCAGGAGGTCATTGAGGATAAGAGGAAGGCAAAGGAAATCATTGACTCTAAG AGCACAGAAGCCATGTATCTGCGGAAGTCCCTCCGCCAGAGCCCGGGCAGCCTGGAGACCGTCCTGAAGACAATGGAGGAGAAGCAGATCCCGGATGCAGAAACCTTCGGGAATCTTCTGCCCGGGATGCTCCAGATCGACCCCTCGGATCGAATAACGATAAA GGACGTGGTGCACATCACCTTCTTGAGCGGCTCCTTCAAGTCATCATGCATCTCTCTGACCCTGTACCGGGAGACGGTGCCTGCGTCCATCACCGACATGCTGTTAGAAGGCAACGTGGCCAGCATTTTAG ATCCGAGGAGGGGATGCACACACAGCAGCCAGGCCAGTGTGGTGCCGAGAGACAGGGCCCTGAGGCCCTGGTCCTCAGAAAGGtccctcccctgccttcctgTCCCTGCAGAGGTCATGCAGAACTTCTCTGGCTGGCCCGAAGTCCAGTTCAGGGCCATGAAGAGGCTTCTGAAAATGCCTGCAGATCAGCTAG GTCTGCCGTGGCGCCCGGagctggtggaggtggtggtcACGACCATGCAGCTGCATGACAGGGTCCTTGACATCCAGCTGTGTGCCTGCTCCCTGCTGCTGCACCTCCTGGGCCAAG CGATGGTGCACCACCCAGAAGCCAAGGCTCTCTGTAACCAAGCCATCACCTCTGCCGTGCTGAGTGCTCTTTGGAGCTACCCCGAGGAGGAGTCACTCCTTGTCTTGGTCTACAGCCTGCTCGCCATCACCACAACCCAGG AGTCACAGTCAGAGTCAGAGTCAGTGTCAGAGGAGCTGCAGAACGCCGGGCTGCTGGAGCACATCCTGGAGCACCTCAACAGCTCCCTCGAAAGCAGGGACGTCTGCGTCAGTGGCCTGGGCCTGCTCTGGGCCCTCCTGCTGGATG GTATCATTGTGAACAAGGCCCCTTTGGAGAAGGTCCCGGACCTCATCAGCCAGGTGTTGGCCACCTACCCTGCGGATGGGGAAATGGCGGAAGCCAGCTGCGGAGTCTTCTGGCTGCTGTCCCTACTGG GCTGCATCAAGGAGCAGCAGTTTGAACAAGTGGTGGCGCTGCTCCTGCAAAGCATCCGGCTGTGCCAGAACAGAGTCCTGCTGGTGAACAATGCCTACCGGGGACTGGCCAGCCTGGTGGAAGTGTCAG AGCTGGCGGCCTTCAAGGTGGTGGTGCAGGAGGAGGGCGGCAGTGGCCTCAGCCTCATCAAGGAGACCTACCAGCTCCACAAGGATGACCCAGAGGTGGTGGAGAACGTGGGCATGCTGCTGGTCCACTTGGCTTCCTACG AAGAGATCCTGCCGGAGCTGGTGTCCAGCAGTATGAAGGCCCTGGTCCAGGAGATCAAGGAGCGCTTCACCTCCAGCCTGGTGAGTGACAGAAGCGCCTTCAGCAAACCAGGCCTCCCTCCAGGTGGAAGCCCCCAGCCGGGGTGCACCGCGTCCGGGGGCCTGGAACAGATGATTGCGTGGAACTGA
- the STKLD1 gene encoding serine/threonine kinase-like domain-containing protein STKLD1 isoform X10, with protein sequence MIPDCSAVDAECAGPGAGRAGIPAPFGHHPQSTEAMYLRKSLRQSPGSLETVLKTMEEKQIPDAETFGNLLPGMLQIDPSDRITIKDVVHITFLSGSFKSSCISLTLYRETVPASITDMLLEGNVASILEVMQNFSGWPEVQFRAMKRLLKMPADQLGLPWRPELVEVVVTTMQLHDRVLDIQLCACSLLLHLLGQGIIVNKAPLEKVPDLISQVLATYPADGEMAEASCGVFWLLSLLGCIKEQQFEQVVALLLQSIRLCQNRVLLVNNAYRGLASLVEVSELAAFKVVVQEEGGSGLSLIKETYQLHKDDPEVVENVGMLLVHLASYEEILPELVSSSMKALVQEIKERFTSSLELVSYAEKVLLRLEAATSPSPPGREAAQP encoded by the exons ATGATTCCAGATTGTTCTGCCG TGGATGCAGAATGTGCTGGGCCAGGTGCTGGACGCGCTGGAATACCTGCACCATTTGGACATCATCCACAG AGCACAGAAGCCATGTATCTGCGGAAGTCCCTCCGCCAGAGCCCGGGCAGCCTGGAGACCGTCCTGAAGACAATGGAGGAGAAGCAGATCCCGGATGCAGAAACCTTCGGGAATCTTCTGCCCGGGATGCTCCAGATCGACCCCTCGGATCGAATAACGATAAA GGACGTGGTGCACATCACCTTCTTGAGCGGCTCCTTCAAGTCATCATGCATCTCTCTGACCCTGTACCGGGAGACGGTGCCTGCGTCCATCACCGACATGCTGTTAGAAGGCAACGTGGCCAGCATTTTAG AGGTCATGCAGAACTTCTCTGGCTGGCCCGAAGTCCAGTTCAGGGCCATGAAGAGGCTTCTGAAAATGCCTGCAGATCAGCTAG GTCTGCCGTGGCGCCCGGagctggtggaggtggtggtcACGACCATGCAGCTGCATGACAGGGTCCTTGACATCCAGCTGTGTGCCTGCTCCCTGCTGCTGCACCTCCTGGGCCAAG GTATCATTGTGAACAAGGCCCCTTTGGAGAAGGTCCCGGACCTCATCAGCCAGGTGTTGGCCACCTACCCTGCGGATGGGGAAATGGCGGAAGCCAGCTGCGGAGTCTTCTGGCTGCTGTCCCTACTGG GCTGCATCAAGGAGCAGCAGTTTGAACAAGTGGTGGCGCTGCTCCTGCAAAGCATCCGGCTGTGCCAGAACAGAGTCCTGCTGGTGAACAATGCCTACCGGGGACTGGCCAGCCTGGTGGAAGTGTCAG AGCTGGCGGCCTTCAAGGTGGTGGTGCAGGAGGAGGGCGGCAGTGGCCTCAGCCTCATCAAGGAGACCTACCAGCTCCACAAGGATGACCCAGAGGTGGTGGAGAACGTGGGCATGCTGCTGGTCCACTTGGCTTCCTACG AAGAGATCCTGCCGGAGCTGGTGTCCAGCAGTATGAAGGCCCTGGTCCAGGAGATCAAGGAGCGCTTCACCTCCAGCCTG GAGCTGGTTTCTTATGCAGAAAAAGTGCTCCTGAGGCTGGAGGCGGCCACTTCTCCCAGCCCCCCGGGCAGAGAAGCAGCTCAGCCCTGA
- the STKLD1 gene encoding serine/threonine kinase-like domain-containing protein STKLD1 isoform X2, with translation MLGPESDGRRPTQGERGPGYPGEPMDKYQVLYQLNPGALGVNLVVEEMETKVKRVIKQVECMDDHQASQALEELMPLLKLRHAHISVYRELFITWNGEISSLYLCLVMEFNKLSFQEVIEDKRKAKEIIDSKWMQNVLGQVLDALEYLHHLDIIHRNLKPSNIILVSSDHCKLQDLSSNVLMTNKAKWNIRAEEDPFHKSWMAPEALNFSFSQKSDIWSLGCIILDMTSCSFMDSTEAMYLRKSLRQSPGSLETVLKTMEEKQIPDAETFGNLLPGMLQIDPSDRITIKDVVHITFLSGSFKSSCISLTLYRETVPASITDMLLEGNVASILDPRRGCTHSSQASVVPRDRALRPWSSERSLPCLPVPAEVMQNFSGWPEVQFRAMKRLLKMPADQLGLPWRPELVEVVVTTMQLHDRVLDIQLCACSLLLHLLGQAMVHHPEAKALCNQAITSAVLSALWSYPEEESLLVLVYSLLAITTTQESQSESESVSEELQNAGLLEHILEHLNSSLESRDVCVSGLGLLWALLLDGIIVNKAPLEKVPDLISQVLATYPADGEMAEASCGVFWLLSLLGCIKEQQFEQVVALLLQSIRLCQNRVLLVNNAYRGLASLVEVSELAAFKVVVQEEGGSGLSLIKETYQLHKDDPEVVENVGMLLVHLASYEEILPELVSSSMKALVQEIKERFTSSLELVSYAEKVLLRLEAATSPSPPGREAAQP, from the exons GTGGAATGCATGGATGACCATCAAGCCAGTCAAGCCCTGGAGGAG CTGATGCCACTGCTGAAGCTGCGGCACGCCCACATCTCCGTGTACCGGGAGCTGTTCATCACGTGGAATGGGGAG ATCTCTTCTCTGTACCTCTGCCTGGTGATGGAGTTCAACAAGCTCAGCTTCCAGGAGGTCATTGAGGATAAGAGGAAGGCAAAGGAAATCATTGACTCTAAG TGGATGCAGAATGTGCTGGGCCAGGTGCTGGACGCGCTGGAATACCTGCACCATTTGGACATCATCCACAG GAATCTCAAACCCTCCAACATCATCCTCGTCAGCAGTGACCACTGCAAACTGCAGGACCTGAGCTCCAACGTGCTAATGACGAACAAAGCCAAATGGAATATCCGTGCGGAGGAAG ACCCCTTTCATAAGTCCTGGATGGCCCCTGAAGCCCTCAACTTCTCCTTCAGCCAGAAATCAGACATCTGGTCCCTGGGCTGCATCATTCTGGACATGACCAGCTGCTCCTTCATGGAT AGCACAGAAGCCATGTATCTGCGGAAGTCCCTCCGCCAGAGCCCGGGCAGCCTGGAGACCGTCCTGAAGACAATGGAGGAGAAGCAGATCCCGGATGCAGAAACCTTCGGGAATCTTCTGCCCGGGATGCTCCAGATCGACCCCTCGGATCGAATAACGATAAA GGACGTGGTGCACATCACCTTCTTGAGCGGCTCCTTCAAGTCATCATGCATCTCTCTGACCCTGTACCGGGAGACGGTGCCTGCGTCCATCACCGACATGCTGTTAGAAGGCAACGTGGCCAGCATTTTAG ATCCGAGGAGGGGATGCACACACAGCAGCCAGGCCAGTGTGGTGCCGAGAGACAGGGCCCTGAGGCCCTGGTCCTCAGAAAGGtccctcccctgccttcctgTCCCTGCAGAGGTCATGCAGAACTTCTCTGGCTGGCCCGAAGTCCAGTTCAGGGCCATGAAGAGGCTTCTGAAAATGCCTGCAGATCAGCTAG GTCTGCCGTGGCGCCCGGagctggtggaggtggtggtcACGACCATGCAGCTGCATGACAGGGTCCTTGACATCCAGCTGTGTGCCTGCTCCCTGCTGCTGCACCTCCTGGGCCAAG CGATGGTGCACCACCCAGAAGCCAAGGCTCTCTGTAACCAAGCCATCACCTCTGCCGTGCTGAGTGCTCTTTGGAGCTACCCCGAGGAGGAGTCACTCCTTGTCTTGGTCTACAGCCTGCTCGCCATCACCACAACCCAGG AGTCACAGTCAGAGTCAGAGTCAGTGTCAGAGGAGCTGCAGAACGCCGGGCTGCTGGAGCACATCCTGGAGCACCTCAACAGCTCCCTCGAAAGCAGGGACGTCTGCGTCAGTGGCCTGGGCCTGCTCTGGGCCCTCCTGCTGGATG GTATCATTGTGAACAAGGCCCCTTTGGAGAAGGTCCCGGACCTCATCAGCCAGGTGTTGGCCACCTACCCTGCGGATGGGGAAATGGCGGAAGCCAGCTGCGGAGTCTTCTGGCTGCTGTCCCTACTGG GCTGCATCAAGGAGCAGCAGTTTGAACAAGTGGTGGCGCTGCTCCTGCAAAGCATCCGGCTGTGCCAGAACAGAGTCCTGCTGGTGAACAATGCCTACCGGGGACTGGCCAGCCTGGTGGAAGTGTCAG AGCTGGCGGCCTTCAAGGTGGTGGTGCAGGAGGAGGGCGGCAGTGGCCTCAGCCTCATCAAGGAGACCTACCAGCTCCACAAGGATGACCCAGAGGTGGTGGAGAACGTGGGCATGCTGCTGGTCCACTTGGCTTCCTACG AAGAGATCCTGCCGGAGCTGGTGTCCAGCAGTATGAAGGCCCTGGTCCAGGAGATCAAGGAGCGCTTCACCTCCAGCCTG GAGCTGGTTTCTTATGCAGAAAAAGTGCTCCTGAGGCTGGAGGCGGCCACTTCTCCCAGCCCCCCGGGCAGAGAAGCAGCTCAGCCCTGA
- the STKLD1 gene encoding serine/threonine kinase-like domain-containing protein STKLD1 isoform X3 translates to MLGPESDGRRPTQGERGPGYPGEPMDKYQVLYQLNPGALGVNLVVEEMETKVKRVIKQVECMDDHQASQALEEISSLYLCLVMEFNKLSFQEVIEDKRKAKEIIDSKWMQNVLGQVLDALEYLHHLDIIHRNLKPSNIILVSSDHCKLQDLSSNVLMTNKAKWNIRAEEDPFHKSWMAPEALNFSFSQKSDIWSLGCIILDMTSCSFMDSTEAMYLRKSLRQSPGSLETVLKTMEEKQIPDAETFGNLLPGMLQIDPSDRITIKDVVHITFLSGSFKSSCISLTLYRETVPASITDMLLEGNVASILDPRRGCTHSSQASVVPRDRALRPWSSERSLPCLPVPAEVMQNFSGWPEVQFRAMKRLLKMPADQLGLPWRPELVEVVVTTMQLHDRVLDIQLCACSLLLHLLGQAMVHHPEAKALCNQAITSAVLSALWSYPEEESLLVLVYSLLAITTTQESQSESESVSEELQNAGLLEHILEHLNSSLESRDVCVSGLGLLWALLLDGIIVNKAPLEKVPDLISQVLATYPADGEMAEASCGVFWLLSLLGCIKEQQFEQVVALLLQSIRLCQNRVLLVNNAYRGLASLVEVSELAAFKVVVQEEGGSGLSLIKETYQLHKDDPEVVENVGMLLVHLASYEEILPELVSSSMKALVQEIKERFTSSLVSDRSAFSKPGLPPGGSPQPGCTASGGLEQMIAWN, encoded by the exons GTGGAATGCATGGATGACCATCAAGCCAGTCAAGCCCTGGAGGAG ATCTCTTCTCTGTACCTCTGCCTGGTGATGGAGTTCAACAAGCTCAGCTTCCAGGAGGTCATTGAGGATAAGAGGAAGGCAAAGGAAATCATTGACTCTAAG TGGATGCAGAATGTGCTGGGCCAGGTGCTGGACGCGCTGGAATACCTGCACCATTTGGACATCATCCACAG GAATCTCAAACCCTCCAACATCATCCTCGTCAGCAGTGACCACTGCAAACTGCAGGACCTGAGCTCCAACGTGCTAATGACGAACAAAGCCAAATGGAATATCCGTGCGGAGGAAG ACCCCTTTCATAAGTCCTGGATGGCCCCTGAAGCCCTCAACTTCTCCTTCAGCCAGAAATCAGACATCTGGTCCCTGGGCTGCATCATTCTGGACATGACCAGCTGCTCCTTCATGGAT AGCACAGAAGCCATGTATCTGCGGAAGTCCCTCCGCCAGAGCCCGGGCAGCCTGGAGACCGTCCTGAAGACAATGGAGGAGAAGCAGATCCCGGATGCAGAAACCTTCGGGAATCTTCTGCCCGGGATGCTCCAGATCGACCCCTCGGATCGAATAACGATAAA GGACGTGGTGCACATCACCTTCTTGAGCGGCTCCTTCAAGTCATCATGCATCTCTCTGACCCTGTACCGGGAGACGGTGCCTGCGTCCATCACCGACATGCTGTTAGAAGGCAACGTGGCCAGCATTTTAG ATCCGAGGAGGGGATGCACACACAGCAGCCAGGCCAGTGTGGTGCCGAGAGACAGGGCCCTGAGGCCCTGGTCCTCAGAAAGGtccctcccctgccttcctgTCCCTGCAGAGGTCATGCAGAACTTCTCTGGCTGGCCCGAAGTCCAGTTCAGGGCCATGAAGAGGCTTCTGAAAATGCCTGCAGATCAGCTAG GTCTGCCGTGGCGCCCGGagctggtggaggtggtggtcACGACCATGCAGCTGCATGACAGGGTCCTTGACATCCAGCTGTGTGCCTGCTCCCTGCTGCTGCACCTCCTGGGCCAAG CGATGGTGCACCACCCAGAAGCCAAGGCTCTCTGTAACCAAGCCATCACCTCTGCCGTGCTGAGTGCTCTTTGGAGCTACCCCGAGGAGGAGTCACTCCTTGTCTTGGTCTACAGCCTGCTCGCCATCACCACAACCCAGG AGTCACAGTCAGAGTCAGAGTCAGTGTCAGAGGAGCTGCAGAACGCCGGGCTGCTGGAGCACATCCTGGAGCACCTCAACAGCTCCCTCGAAAGCAGGGACGTCTGCGTCAGTGGCCTGGGCCTGCTCTGGGCCCTCCTGCTGGATG GTATCATTGTGAACAAGGCCCCTTTGGAGAAGGTCCCGGACCTCATCAGCCAGGTGTTGGCCACCTACCCTGCGGATGGGGAAATGGCGGAAGCCAGCTGCGGAGTCTTCTGGCTGCTGTCCCTACTGG GCTGCATCAAGGAGCAGCAGTTTGAACAAGTGGTGGCGCTGCTCCTGCAAAGCATCCGGCTGTGCCAGAACAGAGTCCTGCTGGTGAACAATGCCTACCGGGGACTGGCCAGCCTGGTGGAAGTGTCAG AGCTGGCGGCCTTCAAGGTGGTGGTGCAGGAGGAGGGCGGCAGTGGCCTCAGCCTCATCAAGGAGACCTACCAGCTCCACAAGGATGACCCAGAGGTGGTGGAGAACGTGGGCATGCTGCTGGTCCACTTGGCTTCCTACG AAGAGATCCTGCCGGAGCTGGTGTCCAGCAGTATGAAGGCCCTGGTCCAGGAGATCAAGGAGCGCTTCACCTCCAGCCTGGTGAGTGACAGAAGCGCCTTCAGCAAACCAGGCCTCCCTCCAGGTGGAAGCCCCCAGCCGGGGTGCACCGCGTCCGGGGGCCTGGAACAGATGATTGCGTGGAACTGA
- the STKLD1 gene encoding serine/threonine kinase-like domain-containing protein STKLD1 isoform X8, giving the protein MYLRKSLRQSPGSLETVLKTMEEKQIPDAETFGNLLPGMLQIDPSDRITIKDVVHITFLSGSFKSSCISLTLYRETVPASITDMLLEGNVASILDPRRGCTHSSQASVVPRDRALRPWSSERSLPCLPVPAEVMQNFSGWPEVQFRAMKRLLKMPADQLGLPWRPELVEVVVTTMQLHDRVLDIQLCACSLLLHLLGQAMVHHPEAKALCNQAITSAVLSALWSYPEEESLLVLVYSLLAITTTQESQSESESVSEELQNAGLLEHILEHLNSSLESRDVCVSGLGLLWALLLDGIIVNKAPLEKVPDLISQVLATYPADGEMAEASCGVFWLLSLLGCIKEQQFEQVVALLLQSIRLCQNRVLLVNNAYRGLASLVEVSELAAFKVVVQEEGGSGLSLIKETYQLHKDDPEVVENVGMLLVHLASYEEILPELVSSSMKALVQEIKERFTSSLVSDRSAFSKPGLPPGGSPQPGCTASGGLEQMIAWN; this is encoded by the exons ATGTATCTGCGGAAGTCCCTCCGCCAGAGCCCGGGCAGCCTGGAGACCGTCCTGAAGACAATGGAGGAGAAGCAGATCCCGGATGCAGAAACCTTCGGGAATCTTCTGCCCGGGATGCTCCAGATCGACCCCTCGGATCGAATAACGATAAA GGACGTGGTGCACATCACCTTCTTGAGCGGCTCCTTCAAGTCATCATGCATCTCTCTGACCCTGTACCGGGAGACGGTGCCTGCGTCCATCACCGACATGCTGTTAGAAGGCAACGTGGCCAGCATTTTAG ATCCGAGGAGGGGATGCACACACAGCAGCCAGGCCAGTGTGGTGCCGAGAGACAGGGCCCTGAGGCCCTGGTCCTCAGAAAGGtccctcccctgccttcctgTCCCTGCAGAGGTCATGCAGAACTTCTCTGGCTGGCCCGAAGTCCAGTTCAGGGCCATGAAGAGGCTTCTGAAAATGCCTGCAGATCAGCTAG GTCTGCCGTGGCGCCCGGagctggtggaggtggtggtcACGACCATGCAGCTGCATGACAGGGTCCTTGACATCCAGCTGTGTGCCTGCTCCCTGCTGCTGCACCTCCTGGGCCAAG CGATGGTGCACCACCCAGAAGCCAAGGCTCTCTGTAACCAAGCCATCACCTCTGCCGTGCTGAGTGCTCTTTGGAGCTACCCCGAGGAGGAGTCACTCCTTGTCTTGGTCTACAGCCTGCTCGCCATCACCACAACCCAGG AGTCACAGTCAGAGTCAGAGTCAGTGTCAGAGGAGCTGCAGAACGCCGGGCTGCTGGAGCACATCCTGGAGCACCTCAACAGCTCCCTCGAAAGCAGGGACGTCTGCGTCAGTGGCCTGGGCCTGCTCTGGGCCCTCCTGCTGGATG GTATCATTGTGAACAAGGCCCCTTTGGAGAAGGTCCCGGACCTCATCAGCCAGGTGTTGGCCACCTACCCTGCGGATGGGGAAATGGCGGAAGCCAGCTGCGGAGTCTTCTGGCTGCTGTCCCTACTGG GCTGCATCAAGGAGCAGCAGTTTGAACAAGTGGTGGCGCTGCTCCTGCAAAGCATCCGGCTGTGCCAGAACAGAGTCCTGCTGGTGAACAATGCCTACCGGGGACTGGCCAGCCTGGTGGAAGTGTCAG AGCTGGCGGCCTTCAAGGTGGTGGTGCAGGAGGAGGGCGGCAGTGGCCTCAGCCTCATCAAGGAGACCTACCAGCTCCACAAGGATGACCCAGAGGTGGTGGAGAACGTGGGCATGCTGCTGGTCCACTTGGCTTCCTACG AAGAGATCCTGCCGGAGCTGGTGTCCAGCAGTATGAAGGCCCTGGTCCAGGAGATCAAGGAGCGCTTCACCTCCAGCCTGGTGAGTGACAGAAGCGCCTTCAGCAAACCAGGCCTCCCTCCAGGTGGAAGCCCCCAGCCGGGGTGCACCGCGTCCGGGGGCCTGGAACAGATGATTGCGTGGAACTGA